tAGTGAAGGACCAAGGAGCGTTTGCGCGGACTATCAAAGACAATTCTTGTTGAAATGCATATGTAATTTGCTTGATAAATTCACTTGATCTGCCTTTTATTTCCGAGTGTATTTAATCAATTACGAATTCAGTGTCTTTAATTTGCATTATTTGTATCCTTGAAATAAATAGAACTATTAAGAAGGATTCACGTAAACTGGGACACTTTTTGCCCATCATTTGAATGAAAAAAGTGGCCCATTTTACCTGCATTCACCACATATTTACAGATCAGATATAAAATTGACAAGTTGCATATTATGTTATAGAATTGATCTTGGAAAACCTGATCAGCCAAATCAGATTGAATTGGGAAGAAAGGATGACAGCAAAGTGCACAAACTTTTCCTGGATCCAACAGGTAATTACGTGTCAAGGTTAACATCTTGTTGTGAGAGGATTTAAATGCATTTGAGCCTTCAAGAAACACCATTAGACACAATCAGTGGTTTGATTAGATTTCCTGTCAAATTAGTATGACATTAGCAACATCCCAAGGCATTTGACCAGGTGTGAATGGGCAATTCAACAAGGGCAACTAGTATACATGTTTTCAATTCCTAATTTTAATAGGAACCACATGCACAAGAATAATTTTGTTCACATACTTATCcatatcaagatttttttttcctctttaaacTGCTTCAGTTTGCTTGTTATTTAATACagtcttaaaaacattttttttttttcaattgtgttGTAGGGTCACATTTAGTCATCAGCCTAACTACAAATGAATGCGTATACTTAAATAGAAACACTCAGAAGGTTCGAAGTCTATCACGATGGAGAGGCCACCTAATAGAAAGTATAGGTTGGAACAAATTAGTAGGCTCTGAGACCAACACTGGGCCGATTCTGGTTGGCACCAGCCAGGGCATTATATTTGAAGCTGAGATATCTGCGTCAGAGGGCAGTCTCTTCAACACCAACCCAGACCAGTACTTCAGACAAGTTCACTCCCTGGAAGAGGATGGTAAGCCAGCACCAGTTTGTTGCCTTGAGGTGGAACGTGGCATGGAATCAAAGTATTTCATAGTTGCTACCACACGGAAACGCCTGTTTCAGTTTGTAGGAAAGTTGGCAGAGGGCTCTGAGCAGCAGGGGTTCAGCTCCATCTTTGCCCAGAATCAGGATCTGTTACCCAGCTTCCAGGAGTTTCCTGTCAATATGGGCTACAGTGAGATTACTTTCTACACATCGAAGCTTCGGAGTTGCCCCAAGACCTTTGCCTGGATGATGGGCAATGGGGTTTTGTATGGACAGTTGGACTATGTGCGGCCTGACTCTCTACTTAGTGATGTGCAGGTGTGGGAATACACATCAGATATTGATTTGAACTTTGTCAAGCCCATCTCTATTGTACTTACCCAGTTTCATTTCCTACTTCTGCTCTCTGACCGTGTGAGGGGTATCTGCACTTTGAATGGGCAAGTGGTGCATGAAGACGTGTTTCCAGAAAAATTTGGCCCCCTAAAAAAGATGATCAAAGATCCTATCACTGGGCTTGTGTGGATTTACACTGAAAAAGCTGTCTTTCGCTACCACATTCAGAGAGAAGCAAGGGATGTTTGGCAAATGTACATGAGCATGAACAAGTTTGATCTAGCTAAGGAGTACTGCAAGGATAGACCAGAATGTTTAGATATGGTACTAGCCAAGGAGGCAGAGCACTGCTTCCAGAACAAACGCTTCCTGGAGAGTGCTAAGTGTTATGCTCTCACTCAGAACTACTTTGAGGAGATTGCATTGAAGTTCATTGAGGCAAAGCAGGAGGATGCCTTGAAGGAATTTCTGAATAAGAAACTAACTAATCTGAAACCCAGTGAGAAGACTCAGATCACCCTGCTTGTGACTTGGTTGACTGAACTATATCTCAACCGGCTTGGTCAGCTGgaggcagatgacagtaaacaacACATCTTTCAGGAAACCCGTGAAGAGTTTCGCACCTTTCTGAAAAGCCCTAAACACAAAGATTGCTTCTACAACAATCGCAGTACCATCTATGACCTGCTCGCTAGTCACGGGGACGTGGACAACATGGTCTATTTCTCGGTCATCATGCAGGACTATGAGCGTGTTATATCTCATTACTGCCAGCATGATGACTACAGTGCAGCTTTGGATGTCCTCTCCAAGCACTGTGATGAGAGGCTCTTCTACAAGTTCTCCCCGGTTCTTATGCAGCACATTCCCAAAAAGGTGGTAGATGcttggattcagatgggaaaccGGTTGGATCCAAAGAATCTGATCCCAGCATTGGTGAACTACAGCCAGATGGGCAGTATGCAACAAATTAATGAGACTATCCGCTACATGGAGTTCTGTGTGTATGAGCTGGATGTCAAAGATGAGGCTATTCACAATTACTTACTCTCGCTTTATGCTAAGCACAAGCCAGATGCCCTGTTGTGGTACCTTGAACAAGCAGGAACGCATGCCTCAGACATTCACTACGACTTGAAATATGCCTTGCGCCTTTGTGCTGAACATGGGTATCTGCAAGCCTGTGTCTTAGTTTACAAGATTATGGAGCTGTATGAGGAAGCTGTGGATCTAGCACTACAAGTATGTGTgccattacattatttttttttatatttaaaaccatCTATATTATGATAATTATGTTGAATTGACAAAGCCaaaatactgttattctacaaactggTTTTGGGGTTTTCTCAAAATCCCTCAACCGAGACCATTTTAaacactaactcctcctagagctttcaagcagcatccaccaaacttggtacagaccttcagaatgTTCTGAAATAGGGTGCTATGTCTTATCTAACTGAACAAATTTTTGGTTTTTGCACAGTGGACAATCAAAAATCAGAGAAATCCAATAGACTTATTGACGGAATGTTCAGTCAGGCCAATGGAAtgacaaaaattcaaatgtaaacaaacctacAAAAGACCTTTAACAAACCCTGTTTCTCAATCAGCTCCgtagctccctatgtcgtgaatcagtatatcatgaacacGAATTTAGGCTCTGGTAAGGGTACTGATCCattgaacattgggacacttatgactcaatcacctgtgaCACAATAACGAGCTCGCATGttgaagcgcagctgttattaatcaacaCCATTGCTGAATAAATGGACACTATCCTtcattttcattgaagatattcaaatgtatagtgttattataacagataaatggcatatataaagaaataaaaatatattggagtgcattttaaaccttcttttaacaactcaaatatttaaaagattgtttcactttcatggtaattatgaatgaaagacattacaaacaaatctcttttaaagagaaaataaggcttggacttcatagttttacaatTGAGCTGGTCTTCTAtggacttgagagacttcagaagacctgacgacatttccggtaagggaacatggtgagcaacgatgctccctggtttttacggtgcactGTGGGATTTTTTTAGGGCGCGAACGTTTCAGTACACTGGAACAATTTTGCgaatgagacagccctaaaaatggccgactcactgatcagtgccctgactaatgaactagggaactgattgagacgcacccaaagtctttctagcaagtcagtccactgtcgatCATCTATGGAACACcctcgggaagctatttccagtcatgacagtgcagctcctatttatttgaatgggaaaagattgaaatctccaaaactgttggtcaagattacgatcaaagaacatatttaaaatcagcagtgaaatctgacaaaactgggataataaattgtgcttctttacctcagattacgctacaaaacacagttttctcggcttgtatagctaatgtgcatgcgcgttctcaagttgattgacaggtgatgtctgaatctaaaaggtgattggctcttttacctgtaaggcgggacttcttttctacatccattgacagtTGGCTGCTgttggcgttccaatttctc
The nucleotide sequence above comes from Myxocyprinus asiaticus isolate MX2 ecotype Aquarium Trade chromosome 25, UBuf_Myxa_2, whole genome shotgun sequence. Encoded proteins:
- the LOC127416459 gene encoding vacuolar protein sorting-associated protein 18 homolog, with translation MASILDQYEDSQNIRQHSRVSAANIGITHSGFVNVRLEEEKPIFNKQRIDFSPPEKINDFSVCNNQLCMSLGKDTLLRIDLGKPDQPNQIELGRKDDSKVHKLFLDPTGSHLVISLTTNECVYLNRNTQKVRSLSRWRGHLIESIGWNKLVGSETNTGPILVGTSQGIIFEAEISASEGSLFNTNPDQYFRQVHSLEEDGKPAPVCCLEVERGMESKYFIVATTRKRLFQFVGKLAEGSEQQGFSSIFAQNQDLLPSFQEFPVNMGYSEITFYTSKLRSCPKTFAWMMGNGVLYGQLDYVRPDSLLSDVQVWEYTSDIDLNFVKPISIVLTQFHFLLLLSDRVRGICTLNGQVVHEDVFPEKFGPLKKMIKDPITGLVWIYTEKAVFRYHIQREARDVWQMYMSMNKFDLAKEYCKDRPECLDMVLAKEAEHCFQNKRFLESAKCYALTQNYFEEIALKFIEAKQEDALKEFLNKKLTNLKPSEKTQITLLVTWLTELYLNRLGQLEADDSKQHIFQETREEFRTFLKSPKHKDCFYNNRSTIYDLLASHGDVDNMVYFSVIMQDYERVISHYCQHDDYSAALDVLSKHCDERLFYKFSPVLMQHIPKKVVDAWIQMGNRLDPKNLIPALVNYSQMGSMQQINETIRYMEFCVYELDVKDEAIHNYLLSLYAKHKPDALLWYLEQAGTHASDIHYDLKYALRLCAEHGYLQACVLVYKIMELYEEAVDLALQVDVDLAKSCADLPEDDEELRKKLWLKIACHVVQEEKDVKKAMNCLSSCNLLKIEDILPFFPDFVTIDHFKEAICSSLEEYNKHIEELKQEMEEATESAKRIREDIQEMRNKYGVVESQEKCATCDFPLLNRPFYLFLCGHMFHYDCLFQEVIPHLSGYKQNKLEELQKKLEATTQTTKSRHKPREEDTVSLGKGQGSREQIKSDIDDIVASECVYCGELMIKSIDKPFIDPQKFDEEMSSWL